The Streptomyces achromogenes DNA segment CCACCGGGACGCTCACCAACGGGACGAACGGCTGGCGGGTCATCTCCACCAACAACGACATCTCCGTGGTGGAGACTCCGTCCGCCACCGACAAGAGCGTCCGGCTGACCCGCACCGTCGACGGCGGCGGCACCGACGGCACCAACCTCGCCCGGCTCTTCAGCACCCCGATGCAGGGCCTGGTGACCATCGACGCGCAGGTGATGCGCAACGACACGCAAGCCGGCTGGTTCGGGTTGCCGTACGTATACAACTCCAGCGGCGTCCAGGCCGTCAGCGTCGCCTTCGCCCGCGGCCAGATCCACGCCTATCAGGGCACCACCGACACAGTGCTCGGCACGTACACCAACGGCAAGTGGTACCGGATCACGCTCACCGTGGACACCGTGAACCAGCGCTTCGACCTGGACATCGACGGCGAGCGCATCCTGACCGACGCCACGTTCCGCACCTCGATGCCGGGGATCGCGAAGATCGCCTGGTACTCGAACGGGGGTGAGCGAGGGTCGGTGCACGTGGACGACGTCCGGATCGCGCGCGGTCCCGCGTACGGCCAATAATATTGGCCCTGGAAAGACAAAATCAGGTCTGTCGGGCTGGCGCCGGCCCGACAGACCTGATTTCCGCGCATCGATCAACGTGATGAAATCTGCTGCAGTCCGGCGGCTACCACCGGCACATAGAATGCGGTCATACCGGCCACGTTGGGGTGCGTTCCCGATCCCTCTGTACCAGGAAGACCGTCGACCAGGTCGTCGAATGTGTATTTCGCCCGGTGAGCATCATCGCGGGTGTCGAACGCGGCCTCCCCGAAAACGTCGGCAATGGCGACATCCCACTGACTACAGGCCTGCAAGGTCACCTCGCGCAGGGCTATCTGAGTGTCCCAGTTCCGCGAGCCGAGTTTGTGGGCTGCGACGTACACGGTGTGAGCGGTCGGCCATTTCCGCTTCATCGTCTTCAGCGTCCTCTCCAGCGCTTCCACGTAGGTGCCGACGTCGTACGCCCGATCCCGGTAGATCGACTGCGCATCGTTGGTGCCTCCGTCGAAGATAACGAAGTCGGGCGCGACGTCGGGCGCATCCTCGACCTGCGCACGTATTTGCCCACCGGAGGCATGTGGGTCGGTGCCGATGGTGGCACCATTTCGGGCGAACTTGGTGAGGGTCATGCTCTCCTGCTCGGCGACGATGTCCGCAAAACTGCGCGGATACACGTGTCCGTACACAATGCTGTCGCCGAAAGCGTAAACACTCTTGCCCGCCAACCCACTGTCCACGTAATCCTCCTTGTATCTCTACCAGCGAGGTTCGATTTTAAGCAGAATATTAACCCGACGGGTGAGCATCATGTAAATTAAGGAGAAACAGAAAGCGCTTACTGTCTCACGAAATGGAATGCGCACGCATGACTGCAACCAACCAGGATTGCCTGGGGGCGTCGCCATCTCACATGTGTCGGTGCACGACTGGCCTGCCGCCGACGGGGTGTGCGGCGGCACTCCTCACATGCACCTGGCGTGTTCCGAGGCCTACGTCGTCACCGGCGGACGCGGTGCCGTGCAGACGCTGACCCCATCCGAATACGAGGTCACCCCGCTCGAGGCCGGCACGGTCGCCTGGTTCACGCCGGGCACCATCCACCGACTGGTCAACGAGGGTGATCTGCGGATCACCGTCCTGATGCAGAACAGCGGGCTGCCGGAGGCGGGGGACGCCGTCCTCACGCTGCCCCCGGAGTATCTGATCGATCCGGAGGCGTACGCACGCGCCACCGTCATCCCGGCCGACGCGCCCGAGGAGGAGCAGGAGCGCGTCGCCCGGGCCCGGCGGGATCTCGCCCTGGAGGGCTACCGGGCACTGCGCGAGGCCGAGGGGCCCGAGACCCTGGCAGCGTTCCACCGGGCCGCCGCCGCGCTCGTACGGCCGCGTATCGAAGAGTGGCGCGAGCGGTGGCGCCGGGGCGCCGAGGCCTCCGCCGCGGCCACCGGGGTGCAGCTCGACTCACTGGAGCGGGGCGAGTTCCCGCACCTCGCTGATGCCATCGTGAGATCTCAACAGCCCGCTACCTGTGGGAAGTTCGGGATGTGCGGCCGACTCGACGTCTACGAGAACTGATGCCGGCGCCGCGGGTCACGTCACTGCTTCAGCGGTTGATGGACCGCCCGAGGTATTGTGCTGCCGGTGGGCGTCGTGATCGAAGGCGGGTGACCTGCCGAACCGACTGCCGCGCCACATCGGTGATCGTAGGCCGTCGTCGCGCCGCATCAGCGCCATCCATCCGCAGCATCCGCTCCGCGATCCGCCGCCGTATTGGCAGCGGATCCCAGGTCGATCGGTTCACGAACTGCTGCAGGTTCTGCTCGTTGCCGTCTTCCAGCAGCTCCGCCATCGGCTGGATTTGCGCCGCCCGTCCAGCGAGCCCCCGCAGATGGCAGTCGCCCTTCGCCCGCTGATCCTTGCGCGGCACCGGCCCGAACACATCAGCCACGAATAACGCCAACTTCGCGCGAGCCCGGTTGACTTCATGTGCGTCCATACCCCCACCCTGCCCCCGAAAAGGACCGAGAGTCGGACGTAACGGAGTCCTACTAGGTGTCCTGCGCAGGAGGATCGAAGGCCCGCACTGGCGGGAGTGGTCCGTCAAAGCGTTCGACCTGCACAAGCGCCGTTCCTGAGCTTGGGCCTTGGGCGAGCTTCGAGGTGCCCTTGTCGAAGGTGAGCACGTTCGGGTTGCCGTGCGCGTCGAGCCCACCGGGCTCGACGGGGTCGTACCACGCTCCGGCATGGAGCACGACGACGCCGCTGCGGACTCCTGGATCGACCACCGCACCGGCGAGACACTGACCACGGTCGTTGAAGACCCGAACGACGTCACCCGCGCGGATGTGGCGGGCTGTTGCGTCGTCGGGGTTCACGTGTATCGGCTCGCGTCCCCGGACCTTGGACTCAGCGCTGTGGTCTGCCTGGTCGTACTGGCTGTGTAGACGGGTTCGCGGCTGCGGAGAGAGCAGGTGCAGGGGGAAGCGCTCCGCAGCCGTCGAGCCCAACCACTCCTTAGGCTCAAGCCAGGTGGGGTGTCCCGGACAGTCGTCGTAGGCGAAGGAGTCGATCGTCGCCGAGGTCAGTTCAACCTTGCCGGAAGGCGTGGTCAACGGGTTTCGCATCGGGTCCTCACGCAACAACGCCAACGGGTCGGCCCGCCGATCGGGCTCCGGCAGGGGAATGGTGACCTCGCCGGCGGCCCAGAAGGTCCGGAAGTCAGGAATCGGCATGCCGGCAGCGGCCAGGCCGTCTCGCGTGGTGTCGTAGAGATGCCGCACCCACTCATCGGCAGACCGACCTTCGGTGAACTCGCGGCGGAATCCAAGCCGGTCTGCCAAGTCCGCGAACACCGCATAGTCGTCGCGAGCCTCTCCCGGGGGGTCTACCGCGGCGTGCATGACAGAGAGGTGAGACTCGTGGCGGCCGAACGCCACGTCGTTGCGTTCGAGATAGGTGGAGACTGGCAGCACGATGTCGGCATGCTTGGCGGTGGCGGTCCAGAAGGACTCGTGCACGATGATCGTACGGGGTTGCTGCCAGGCCTCCACCAGGCGATTGAGGTCCTGGTGATGATGGAACGGGTTTCCCCCGCACCAGTAGACGAGGTCGATGTCGGGAAAGGTCAGGCGGCGGCCGTCGAAGTCGATCTCTTGCCCGGGACCCAGCAGCATGTCGGCGATACGAGCAACCGGGATGGGCGCGATCTCGGGAAGCTCACGCACTTTTTGCGGGAGCGAGGCGACCGGAAGCTTGCGTTGACGCGCGCCGGTGCTGTGGTGGGTGCCGAACCCGAGCGCGACCCCCCTGTGGGGCCGACCCAGGTGACCAGCCATGGCGGCGAGAGCAATGGCGGCCCAGAAGGGCTGCTCGCCATGGTCACCGCGCTGAATGGACCAGCTCGCTGTGATCAACGTCCGGCCGCCCACGATCCGGCGCGCAAGGTCGCGGATGGTGGCGTCAGGGATGTCACACACCGCGGCCGCCCAGCTCGCGTCCTTGACGACGCCATCCAGAGCCCCGGACAGGTAGGCCACGAGATCCTCGGCCCCCACGCAGCACTCCCGCAGGAACTCGGCATCGTGGTCGCCGGCGGCCCACACCTCGTAGGTCAGGGCCAGCATCAACGCGGTGTCTGTGTTGGGCCTGACGCGGACCCATTGCGCATCGTCGATGTCGAGGTCGCCCCGCTGTGGACTGATGTTGACTAGTTCGACGCCGGCCTCGGCGCACATCCGCAGGCCCGAGCGCGACCGGTGCACGTGCACACCGCCGGGGTTGACCTGAGCGTTCTTGGCAGGAAGGCCACCGAAAGCCAGGAGGAGGTCGACATGCTCCGCGATCTCCTCCCACGTCGGGAGGGACAGCAAGTGCTCATTGGCTGAGGTGCCAAGCACGTGCGGGACGATCCGCGCCATGGCGGCGTAGCTGTAGCTGTCGATCGAAGGCGTGTAGCCACCTGCCCCGTTGAGGAAGCGATGCACCTGACTTTGCGCATGGTGAAAGCGCCCAGCGCTTGCCCACCCGTAGGAACCTCCGAAGATCGAGCTGGGCCCGCGCGTGTTGTGGGCGCGCTTGATCTCTTCTGCCACCAGGTCGAGCGCGCGCTCCCACGAGACAGGTGTAAAGGTGTCGTCGCCCCGTGGTCGCGCGGGCGCATCCCTGTTCTGCAGGTAGCTGGTCCGAACCATGGGACGAAGGACACGACCTCGACCTTGGTCATAACTCGTTCGGCGGTAGCCGATCGTGGCCGGCTCCGGGTCGTCCAGGGGTGAGATCCAGCGGCACTCCCCGCCCTTGACGACGACTCGATACCTCCCCCAGTGCGTGGCAGTCGTGAACACCCCGTGGTGCACATCTGGTCGAGCAGGGCGCGGGTTCTGCATGGGTGAACGTCCTCTCATCAAGCAATGCGTGGCAGTCGTGACCGAGCGGAGTTCACCGCTCGTACTGACCCGAGCACGGCGGACCCACCATCCACCGAGACCTGGATGGTGAACGGCGTTGGACAACGACTCGAGAGCCGGCCCCGTGGGTGGCATGCGCCTGGTTGCCCGCTCGCAAGCCCCGACCTCGCTCAGGCCGGGCGAAGACCTTGATCAACCCTCGTTCGAACGCCTCTGGGGTGCGTGCGGACGCCGACCAAACCTCGCGGGTTCGCCTCACATGAGCGCTGCCATCATCGCCCCGCCATCGAGCCAGGCCTCCTTGCGCACGATCAGACCCTCGCGGCACGTCATGACGTCGAGGATGCCGAAGCTCACGCGTTGCCCGCGCGGCTCGACCACCGTGCCGCCCAGGTTCCACGGCTTGGCCAGGGTGCCGGTGAGGATCGAGCGGCACACGTAGCCCCCGTCGTGGGCCTCGATCTCCTGGATGTCGAACTGCTGGTCGGGCCGGGCTTCGAGCAGGAACCCGAAGGCAGCGCGGCACTCCTCGGAGCCCCGCGCCTCGGACGCTCCGGCCATGTGCACCTCGGAGTTCGCCGTGAACGAGCAGCACCGGAGTTGACCGAGCCGACGACTCACCCCCGGGCTGCCTCCCGGCAATATGAATTCCGCCGACTTCGTAGTCAACGATCGTGTTCGACATCGCGTCTTATATTCGGACCAGGGACCCGGACCGCTCAGTGATGGGTGAGGGGATGGGACTCAGTGGTGCTCAGATGGCCGAAGAACGGCAGCAGCCCGGTACGGTCGTGACAATTGACGTATTCGGCTCGGGCGCCGCCCTCCGGCACCACATAGACCTCGTGACCGAGCACCACGGTCACGTCTGGCGCGAAGTGCGCCGCCAGCTCGCCGAAGCTCTTCAGGATCGCAAGATGAGTCGGATGCTCATGGGCCCATGCCTCGAGGTGCGCCAGCGACTGCCACCAAGCCAGAGAGGACGTCTGCACCTGCGATCCGGCCGGGAAGTCGACGTCGAGCTTGCGGATACTGAGACACCCGGTCGTGAGGGGGTTGTCCACCAGGTAGTCGGCGCCTGCTTGATAGACGGGGAGCATCCGCTCCTCGAACCAGTCGCGCTCTGCATCGGGACAGTGCCGCCAACCCTGAGGCGACCTGATAAAGCAGGCGTTTTCCGGCACCTCGAACCAGATATGGCGGTCAAGCGAAATCACGGCGCCCATCGAGACGTCCTGCACGGTCGCCTGAAGGCCGCCGTCCTCGGCGTCGTGGATGCGGTCGCGCATCGACCCGAAGTAGGAGTGGAACGGATTGAGCTGCGTCGATCGACTCTCGGCGATACCCCATCGGACGTCCTCGGTCGAAAAGGACGTCTCCAGTCGGCGCGCCGGCACCTGAATCGTCTCGACCCACAGGCCGATGCCTCGCTCAACCAAGCTCGGCGCCCAGGACTCCAGCGGGTGCTCTGCACGCCATCGCTGGTAATCCTCATCGGAGGTCCAGTAGGTCATGAAAACCTCGTTTGCGCGGCCGGCTGCGTCCACATGGCGTCCGGCCTCGGCCTGATAGACACAGGACTCTGCTGCCAAGGCCCCCTGCAGCCGCTCATGCACGTCCTTCGCATCAGTTCCCGGGAGGTACTGAATGCCTATCTGCGCCATGACGATGACTTCGTCGAGCGACGAGAAAGTCGAGCTGTACGCGGAGTAGGGATTGTGGAAGTCGCGAGGTCGTATCTTCGTCACCGTCGGTTCCTCTCATGGACGACTCATGGCTCAGCGTTGCTGCGCGCGACCCCGCGTCGTCAGACCCCGAGCAGGTACTGCCGACCCGTACTCGTTGGAGGCCAACGAGGCATGCGACGGAGACCGAGACGCGCCGGCCGTCACCCGAACGGGTCCTCTTCTCTTCGCAACCTTCCGGCACAGCGCCAGCGGGGCTGTTCAGACTTGACCCTGCTCCCGCATGGGTCGATCCTCGCTCCCGCATGGGTCGATCCTCGGAGCAGCGCGAGCGGTGAGGTCACCACCTCGCGAGCCGAGCTTCCGCCGGAGGCGGATTCGGCAGTGGACCGCGATGCGCTGACCGACGGTGAGTCCGAGCTCAACCGTCCGCGGCGGGCGGCCTCAGCCGCCCGCACCATCAGCGCGCCTACGCTCCCAGCGAGTCCAGTGCCCGCCTGGACCCCTGCACCGCCGTCCGCTGCATCAGGTCCACCACACCTCTGACACCCGCCATCTCCGACCCTCCACCGGCCCGCCCGGGGCCGCCGTGCCGCAGCCCCGGCAGCGGTGACCCGTGTCCGGTGGTCTGCCCCATGTTCAGCGAGTCGAGCAGGTGCAGCCGCCCGTGCCAGGCCGCCGTCTCGCGTACAAACGCGCTGGTCCAGTCGACATCGTCGCTCACCGTCGACGCGGCGAGGCTGCCCCGCCCCCGCGCCAGCAGATCCGCCGCGTGCCCGGTGTCGCGGTACGCCAGCACCGTCGCCGCCGGTCCGAACGGCTCGACCTCGTGGGGCGCGGCGGCCTCGGGGTCGGCGGAGATGAGGAGGGTGTCAAGGAAGGCGCCCCGCTCGGGGTCGGCGTCGACCGCCCGTACCTTCGCAGGGTCGCCGTGTACGAAGCGGCCGGACTCCGCGATACGGCGTACCGCGCGCCGTACGTCGTCGCGCTGGGCGAGGCTGACGACCGGGCCCATCCGGACGCCCTCGGCGCCTGGATCACCGACGGTCACTCCGGCCAGTTCGGCGGAGATCGCGTCGAGGGCGGCGGACTCCTGCTCCCGGGGAACGAGGACGCGACGGATCGCTGTGCACTTCTGGCCCGCCTTCACCGTCATCTCGGTCACCACCTCTCGCACGAACGCGTCGAAGAGCGGTGAGCCGGGCGTGACGTCGGGGGCCAGGACGACCGCGTTGACGGAATCCGCCTCGGCGTTGAAGCGGACCGAGCGGGACACCAGGTGGGCATGGGTGCGCAGGGTCTCGGCGGTGGCGGCGGAGCCGGTGAAGGAGAGGACGTCCTGCTCGCCGAGCAGGTCGAGGGCCGGCCGTACCGAGCCCACGACAAGCTGGAGGGTCCCCGGCGGCAGGACACCGGCCTCCGTCACGACCCGGACCAGGTGCCCGGTGAGATACGCGGTCGGGGTGGCCGGCTTCACCACGCTCGGCATGCCCGCCAGCACTGCTTGGGCCAGCTTCTCCAGCGGGGCCCAGACGGGGAAGTTGAAGGCGTTCACCTGGAGCATCAGGCCCGGGGAGGGAGTGACGATGTGGACGCCCAGGAAGTCCTCGCCCCGCGCGAGGCGTTCGGCGGGGCCCTCGACCAGGTAGGGCGCGTCCGGGAGTTCGGCGCGGGCCCGCGCCGCGTAGTCGCGCAGGACGCGGATGCCGCCGTCGATGTCGTAGCGGGCGTCGTTCAAGGTGGCTCCGGCGCGGGCGGAAAGCGCGTAGAGCTCCTCGCGGCGGGCGCGGACGGCGACGGCGACGGCGTCCAGGAGGTCGGCCCGCCGGTGGAAGGTCAGGGCCCGCAGCGCGGGACCGCCGGCGTGGCGCGCGTGGGCGAACGCTCCGGTGAGGTCGAGGCCGGCGGAGGAGACACGGCAGACCAGGTCCCCCGTGACCGCGTCGTGCACGTCGGTCGCGGACCCGTCCGTGGCCGTGGGGGTGACCCAGGCGTCCTGCAGATGGCTCTGGAGCATGGGATGGGGCCCGCTTTCTTCGAGAACGTAGAGGGAGGGTTGCTGAGGGAGGGGCACGGAAGCTGCGTCGTTCACTCGGCCGGGTGGTGGCCCCAGATGTCGGCGGTATAAACCCGGCTGACCCAGGTGCTCTCGTCGACCTGCACGCCGCCCGCGCCGATCTCGATGCCGAAGCCGGCCGGCGAGGTCATGTAGAAGGAGAACATCCCGTCGTTGGCGTGCTTGCCGAGCGTGGCCATGAGTTTCACGTCGTGCTCACGCGTGCGGTCGAGGGCGCGGCCGACCTCCTCCGGGCTGGTCACCTCGCACAGGATGTGGTGGGTTCCCTCGTTCTTGTACGACCGGATGAACGCGATGCTGTGGTGCCGTGGGTTGCAGCCGAGGAAGTAGAAGGTGCCCCAGGGGTAGTCGGCGGTGTCACTGAGCCGGAATCCCAGGACGTCGCAGTAGAAGTCGACCGCCGCCTGCACGTGCGGCGTCTTCATCACCACGTGCCCGAGCCCCTGCTCTCCGGTCACGAAGTCGACGCCCAGCGGCGAGACGAACTGGCTGGGGGCCAGGCGGCGACCGCAGAACAGCTCGGTGCGGATGCCGAGGGGGCCGGTGAAGTGCACCATCCGGGCCACCTGGCGGTCCTGGCACTCCTCGTCGGTGCCGACGGACACGTCGACTCCGGCCTCCTTGAGGCGCACCGTCATCTCGTCGATGGCCGCCGGGTCGCGGACCTCCCAGCCGATGACCGTCACGCCGCCCGTCGGCGCCTCGGTCAGCCACATGCGGAAGGGGTGCTGGTCCATGCGCAGGCGGTAGCGCACGCTGTCGCCGCCCGCGGCTGAACCGCTGTCGGATGCGGTGCCGGGCTCGACCGCGAGGCCGATCACTGTGCGGGCGTAGTCCGCCCATGCTGTCGGGTCGGGCGCACCAACGCCCACGTACCCAAGGCTCTGGATCGTCATGACGAAGACGGTATTTGTTAGACCCTTGACGGTCAAGGCTCATACGAATACGTTGACGCCATCGAGCCGAGGAGGTCTCCGATGCCGGGAGAAGTGCCCGTGAAGGCCCGCCTGCAGCCCGTCCATGAGGGCGAGCTGCACGAGAAGACACTGGCGGCGCTGGCGCCGTACCGCGATCAGGACGGCCGGATCTACACGATCTGGGCGACCCTGGCCCATCACGAGGACGCGCTGCGCCGCTTCATCGTCTTCGGCAACCACGTACTGGGGAAGAACACCCTGCCGCTGCCGTCTCGCGAGCTGATGATCCTGCGGATCGCGGCCCGTGCGCAGGCCGCGTACGAGTGGGACCAACACGTCCGGATCGCCCGCCGCGCCGGGCTCGCCGACGAGACGGTCCTGGCCGCCGTGAAAGGCGACTGGGACGGGCTCGACGAGCT contains these protein-coding regions:
- a CDS encoding SGNH/GDSL hydrolase family protein; translated protein: MDSGLAGKSVYAFGDSIVYGHVYPRSFADIVAEQESMTLTKFARNGATIGTDPHASGGQIRAQVEDAPDVAPDFVIFDGGTNDAQSIYRDRAYDVGTYVEALERTLKTMKRKWPTAHTVYVAAHKLGSRNWDTQIALREVTLQACSQWDVAIADVFGEAAFDTRDDAHRAKYTFDDLVDGLPGTEGSGTHPNVAGMTAFYVPVVAAGLQQISSR
- a CDS encoding cupin domain-containing protein, translating into MKEKQKALTVSRNGMRTHDCNQPGLPGGVAISHVSVHDWPAADGVCGGTPHMHLACSEAYVVTGGRGAVQTLTPSEYEVTPLEAGTVAWFTPGTIHRLVNEGDLRITVLMQNSGLPEAGDAVLTLPPEYLIDPEAYARATVIPADAPEEEQERVARARRDLALEGYRALREAEGPETLAAFHRAAAALVRPRIEEWRERWRRGAEASAAATGVQLDSLERGEFPHLADAIVRSQQPATCGKFGMCGRLDVYEN
- a CDS encoding molybdopterin-dependent oxidoreductase: MQNPRPARPDVHHGVFTTATHWGRYRVVVKGGECRWISPLDDPEPATIGYRRTSYDQGRGRVLRPMVRTSYLQNRDAPARPRGDDTFTPVSWERALDLVAEEIKRAHNTRGPSSIFGGSYGWASAGRFHHAQSQVHRFLNGAGGYTPSIDSYSYAAMARIVPHVLGTSANEHLLSLPTWEEIAEHVDLLLAFGGLPAKNAQVNPGGVHVHRSRSGLRMCAEAGVELVNISPQRGDLDIDDAQWVRVRPNTDTALMLALTYEVWAAGDHDAEFLRECCVGAEDLVAYLSGALDGVVKDASWAAAVCDIPDATIRDLARRIVGGRTLITASWSIQRGDHGEQPFWAAIALAAMAGHLGRPHRGVALGFGTHHSTGARQRKLPVASLPQKVRELPEIAPIPVARIADMLLGPGQEIDFDGRRLTFPDIDLVYWCGGNPFHHHQDLNRLVEAWQQPRTIIVHESFWTATAKHADIVLPVSTYLERNDVAFGRHESHLSVMHAAVDPPGEARDDYAVFADLADRLGFRREFTEGRSADEWVRHLYDTTRDGLAAAGMPIPDFRTFWAAGEVTIPLPEPDRRADPLALLREDPMRNPLTTPSGKVELTSATIDSFAYDDCPGHPTWLEPKEWLGSTAAERFPLHLLSPQPRTRLHSQYDQADHSAESKVRGREPIHVNPDDATARHIRAGDVVRVFNDRGQCLAGAVVDPGVRSGVVVLHAGAWYDPVEPGGLDAHGNPNVLTFDKGTSKLAQGPSSGTALVQVERFDGPLPPVRAFDPPAQDT
- a CDS encoding ester cyclase, which codes for MSRRLGQLRCCSFTANSEVHMAGASEARGSEECRAAFGFLLEARPDQQFDIQEIEAHDGGYVCRSILTGTLAKPWNLGGTVVEPRGQRVSFGILDVMTCREGLIVRKEAWLDGGAMMAALM
- a CDS encoding phenylacetaldoxime dehydratase family protein; amino-acid sequence: MTKIRPRDFHNPYSAYSSTFSSLDEVIVMAQIGIQYLPGTDAKDVHERLQGALAAESCVYQAEAGRHVDAAGRANEVFMTYWTSDEDYQRWRAEHPLESWAPSLVERGIGLWVETIQVPARRLETSFSTEDVRWGIAESRSTQLNPFHSYFGSMRDRIHDAEDGGLQATVQDVSMGAVISLDRHIWFEVPENACFIRSPQGWRHCPDAERDWFEERMLPVYQAGADYLVDNPLTTGCLSIRKLDVDFPAGSQVQTSSLAWWQSLAHLEAWAHEHPTHLAILKSFGELAAHFAPDVTVVLGHEVYVVPEGGARAEYVNCHDRTGLLPFFGHLSTTESHPLTHH
- the paaZ gene encoding phenylacetic acid degradation bifunctional protein PaaZ → MLQSHLQDAWVTPTATDGSATDVHDAVTGDLVCRVSSAGLDLTGAFAHARHAGGPALRALTFHRRADLLDAVAVAVRARREELYALSARAGATLNDARYDIDGGIRVLRDYAARARAELPDAPYLVEGPAERLARGEDFLGVHIVTPSPGLMLQVNAFNFPVWAPLEKLAQAVLAGMPSVVKPATPTAYLTGHLVRVVTEAGVLPPGTLQLVVGSVRPALDLLGEQDVLSFTGSAATAETLRTHAHLVSRSVRFNAEADSVNAVVLAPDVTPGSPLFDAFVREVVTEMTVKAGQKCTAIRRVLVPREQESAALDAISAELAGVTVGDPGAEGVRMGPVVSLAQRDDVRRAVRRIAESGRFVHGDPAKVRAVDADPERGAFLDTLLISADPEAAAPHEVEPFGPAATVLAYRDTGHAADLLARGRGSLAASTVSDDVDWTSAFVRETAAWHGRLHLLDSLNMGQTTGHGSPLPGLRHGGPGRAGGGSEMAGVRGVVDLMQRTAVQGSRRALDSLGA
- a CDS encoding VOC family protein; its protein translation is MTIQSLGYVGVGAPDPTAWADYARTVIGLAVEPGTASDSGSAAGGDSVRYRLRMDQHPFRMWLTEAPTGGVTVIGWEVRDPAAIDEMTVRLKEAGVDVSVGTDEECQDRQVARMVHFTGPLGIRTELFCGRRLAPSQFVSPLGVDFVTGEQGLGHVVMKTPHVQAAVDFYCDVLGFRLSDTADYPWGTFYFLGCNPRHHSIAFIRSYKNEGTHHILCEVTSPEEVGRALDRTREHDVKLMATLGKHANDGMFSFYMTSPAGFGIEIGAGGVQVDESTWVSRVYTADIWGHHPAE
- a CDS encoding carboxymuconolactone decarboxylase family protein, with protein sequence MPGEVPVKARLQPVHEGELHEKTLAALAPYRDQDGRIYTIWATLAHHEDALRRFIVFGNHVLGKNTLPLPSRELMILRIAARAQAAYEWDQHVRIARRAGLADETVLAAVKGDWDGLDELDRVLLTATDSLLDRKGVDDELWGRLTAHLSTEQVIDVLYTVGQYLTIATVINTLGVPVEGELALPLPRPRDLKEEAA